One part of the Denticeps clupeoides chromosome 8, fDenClu1.1, whole genome shotgun sequence genome encodes these proteins:
- the fbln7 gene encoding LOW QUALITY PROTEIN: fibulin-7 (The sequence of the model RefSeq protein was modified relative to this genomic sequence to represent the inferred CDS: inserted 1 base in 1 codon), producing the protein MAFIKYAVCLLMGVATVSFCHEGSQGCVEKHRLIGVLRQMEKFLKGQEIRFTEGLRIMKSKLASLQNSVSKLPQADESSPPSTCPSLEVPAHGRKFGSKYLVGHEVHFICSQGYNLAGSGSRVCQEDGSWSGVNAVCKDVNQCGSSPCQNGGSCVEGAHQYKCTCPQNWSGTHCQHQTQTAPPEWSVMNDPAFSRKPRCAKVDRAQHCSCDAGFHMSGTTDNSICQDVNECEVYKMERGGQLCAHECVNIPGSYHCSCPRGYKLLQNGRSCEDVDECLTQQHNCTHGTTCINTGGSFQCISPECPPSEGDVSYVKTSAFQCERNPCPMESRSCPLAPKTVSFHYLSLPXLQTPATLFRMATAAAPGRPGPDSLRFGIVGSSARNLFVMQRSDRQTGELILVQGIRGPREVSVDVDMSEYMDRTFQAKHVAKVHILVSPYSF; encoded by the exons ATGGCTTTTATAAAGTATGCAGTATGCCTGCTGATGGGTGTAGCGACGGTCAGCTTCTGTCATGAGGGCAGTCAG ggCTGCGTGGAAAAGCACAGACTGATTGGAGTTCTTCGCCAAATGGAGAAGTTTTTAAAAGGGCAAGAGATACGCTTCACTGAAGGATTACGGATTATGAAGTCCAAGCTGGCAAGCCTTCAGAACTCGGTGTCCAAGCTTCCTCAAGCCGATGAATCTTCTC cACCCTCCACCTGTCCTTCTCTAGAAGTTCCAGCTCACGGCAGGAAGTTTGGCTCCAAATACCTGGTTGGTCATGAGGTCCATTTTATTTGCTCTCAGGGATATAACCTAGCTGGGTCTGGAAGTCGCGTGTGTCAGGAAGACGGCAGCTGGAGTGGGGTTAACGCTGTCTGTAAAG ATGTAAACCAGTGTGGCAGCAGCCCGTGTCAGAACGGGGGCTCCTGTGTGGAGGGAGCCCACCAGTACAAATGCACCTGTCCACAGAACTGGAGCGGCACCCACTGTCAGCACCAGACCCAGACAG CCCCCCCGGAGTGGAGCGTGATGAACGACCCGGCGTTCAGCAGGAAACCGCGCTGTGCCAAGGTGGACCGGGCACAACACTGCAGCTGTGACGCCGGCTTCCACATGAGTGGCACCACTGACAACAGCATCTGCCAGG ATGTGAATGAGTGTGAAGTGTACAAGATGGAGCGTGGAGGACAGTTGTGCGCCCACGAATGTGTGAACATCCCTGGCTCGTACCACTGCTCTTGTCCTAGAGGTTACAAGCTGTTGCAGAACGGGCGGAGCTGTGAGG ATGTGGACGAGTGtctcacacagcagcacaactgcaCCCACGGGACGACCTGCATCAACACCGGCGGCAGCTTTCAGTGCATCAGCCCCGAGTGCCCACCCTCAGAGGGCGATGTCAGTTACGTCAAGACCTCTGCTTT CCAGTGTGAGAGGAACCCCTGCCCAATGGAAAGTCGCTCTTGCCCACTGGCCCCAAAAACCGTGTCCTTCCACTACCTGTCCCTCC TCCTCCAGACTCCAGCCACGCTGTTCCGCATGGCCACCGCGGCCGCCCCGGGACGGCCAGGCCCTGACAGCCTGCGCTTTGGCATTGTGGGCAGCAGCGCCAGGAACCTGTTTGTCATGCAGCGCTCCGACCGGCAGACTGGCGAGCTGATCCTGGTGCAGGGGATCCGCGGGCCGCGGGAAGTCAGCGTGGACGTGGACATGTCAGAGTATATGGACCGAACCTTTCAGGCCAAACACGTGGCCAAAGTGCACATCCTTGTGTCACCATATAGTTTCTGA
- the zc3h6 gene encoding zinc finger CCCH domain-containing protein 6, which yields MASVSLFSSPHPPVLDKNMTDSELAGDEREDGELEDGEIDDEGIGIEEEATAVKEEDKEKDKEKERDKDRDKEDKAHRHSRKRYRKTREKKKSKRRRRDRPKHHSPSSSSSSDSYDSDRERQERPKSKKREASYREYDSQCSSHGRESSGGHGRMQRSMQHKNSDGDKYSDYSEEKYDYEEDEEDFFEDSCHYRHSKDSPGQMKGGHPKEQSRPGMKGLQKHQPYSGLRGRGRGGMGRGRGMIPKNKKQKCKSWGRGRAHGGEMFGDGSKMEGKGPPGFQKKRPIMTQEFINQHTVEHNGRYICKYFLEGRCIKGGQCKFEHEHVVPDKKKELCKFYLQGYCSKGDHCIYMHKEYPCKFFHTGAKCYQGDNCKFSHDPLTDVTKELLDKIISAEEEIAKEDELELEDLRKQGIAPLPKPPPGVGLLPTPGPSSPLDGSQGGKKIPSLFEIKVQPTVDLAQKIALGQATFYSGSSPTESQGNGEGSDEGQSGNMMPPGPSGPMVLGTGSPGPVGSPPLSHGGPGMPQSPPQQPPPHGFGQGHPMPPPMAPGQLQAFHGNMPHMNRQNQPGPFPSMSDLQMPFPALGQSPADFFNTLFSNQNTGQEEVQAFMKEVQQQGASEGQDAMQAFLPAVQKALFLHLSQQQREAEPPATRDGASEGGDETTTNWYSSDEEEGSSVTSILKSLQKQNEMLKGQQVQSRQTQSPAAIQAPTDPRLQKDRSLPCDPRVKVDPRQRAVEARRDAEPVSDPRLSRDPRKQKPLEPGSSKPDPQRGPGPHKPPAGEEDEEGERELRERAVLIPLDPGPMATLRDPRCQFKPFSHIRVDILLQRPLFAQSVVWAPEDLIPALVPKQDPSINLPLPPLIADAQLNRTLNAQPEHVSCTQPDPRLAASRLKEGLARAGGSVRTGEPKSDKPLDPRTLKDPRVSRSVSLDARPPVVKEGSSGGGPGLDPRLHRASGSATAGPPPKADPEKLPPYAPRLSSSGGGLESPTTLLGGISLYDPRSQACQPPKPAEEAEVLKKAGILKHPAKRESASPPPPQLSPPHLSGPEANDCDTASGGSPADRGEDPPTLSAPAVHNLPIQALAGLIRPPYADPRQARLSGQAAGAQQEEEEIKEEGAQQQEEDEGMEEEVDRPLKDVFKTFDPTASPFCQ from the exons atggcttctgTGAGCCTTTTCTCCAGTCCCCATCCCCCTGTTCTTgacaaaaacatgacagactCTGAACTGGCAGGGGACGAAAG GGAGGATGGCGAATTGGAAGATGGAGAAATTGATGACGAAGGCATTGGCATTGAGGAGGAAGCAACTGCAGTGAAAGAAGAGGACAAAGAGAAggacaaagaaaaagagagagataagGACAGAGACAAAGAAGACAAGGCGCACAGGCACTCGAGGAAAAGGTACCGAAAAACAAGGGAGAAGAAGAAGTCAAAGAGGAGGAGGCGTGACCGACCGAAG CACCACTCtccctccagcagctccagctctGACAGCTATGACTCAGACCGTGAGCGCCAAGAACGGCCTAAAAGCAAGAAGAGGGAAGCGAGCTACCGGGAGTATGACAGCCAGTGTTCATCG CACGGCCGCGAGTCCAGCGGAGGACATGGCAGAATGCAGAGATCCATGCAGCATAAGAACAGTGATGGCGACAAGTACAGCGATTACAGCGAGGAGAAATATGACTAcgaggaagacgaggaggacTTCTTTGAAGACTCGTGCCACTATAGACACAGTAAAGACTCTCCCGGACAAATGAAGGGGGGGCACCCAAAGGAGCAGTCAAGACCGGGCATGAAGGGTCTACAGAAACATCAGCCGT ataGCGGACTGAGAGGACGTGGCAGAGGAGGTATGGGCAGGGGGCGTGGCATGATTCCAAAGAACAAGAAGCAGAAATGCAAGAGTTGGGGCCGTGGTAGGGCCCATGGAGGGGAAATGTTTGGAGATGGATCCAAAATG GAAGGAAAGGGACCACCCGGTTTCCAGAAAAAACGCCCAATTATGACTCAAGAATTCATAAATCAACATACCGTTGAACACAATGGCAGATACATCTGTAAATATTTCTTGGAGGGTCGATGCATTAAG GGAGGCCAGTGCAAGTTTGAGCATGAGCATGTTGTTCCTGATAAGAAGAAAGAGCTGTGTAAGTTCTACCTGCAAGGATACTGCAGCAAAGGGGACCACTGCATTTACATGCACA AAGAATATCCCTGTAAGTTCTTTCACACTGGGGCAAAGTGTTATCAAGGAGACAACTGCAAATTCTCCCATGATCCTCTCACCGATGTGACCAAGGAACTTCTTGATAAG atcatcaGCGCTGAGGAAGAGATTGCTAAAGAGgatgagctggagctggaggacttGCGAAAGCAAGGCATCGCCCCCCTCCCAAAACCACCCCCTGGGGTAGGCCTTCTGCCCACACCGGGTCCTAGTAGCCCTCTGGACGGCAGCCAGGGGGGCAAGAAGATTCCTTCTCTGTTTGAGATAAAAGTACAGCCCACTGTGGACCTGGCACAAAAGATTGCTCTTGG tcaggCAACTTTCTACAGTGGCTCTTCCCCTACTGAAAGCCAGGGGAATGGAGAAGGTTCTGATGAAGGTCAGTCTGGAAACATGATGCCACCAGGACCCAGTGGTCCTATGGTCTTGGGCACAGGATCTCCTGGACCTGTTGGAAGCCCCCCTCTTTCACATGGTGGACCAGGAATGCCACAGAGTCCCCCACAGCAGCCACCACCGCATGGCTTTGGCCAGGGCCATCCCATGCCTCCACCTATGGCTCCAGGCCAGCTGCAGGCCTTCCATGGCAACATGCCCCATATGAACCGTCAGAATCAGCCAGGACCTTTTCCCTCCATGTCTGACCTGCAAATGCCCTTCCCAGCTCTGGGACAGAGTCCTGCTGACTTCTTTAACACACTCTTTAGCAACCAGAACACAGGTCAAG AGGAGGTCCAAGCGTTCATGAAGGAGGTTCAACAGCAGGGGGCATCAGAGGGGCAGGACGCCATGCAGGCCTTCCTGCCAGCTGTGCAGAAGGCGCTGTTCCTCCACCTTAGCCAACAGCAGAGGGAGGCTGAGCCCCCCGCAACCCGAGACGGAGCTTCAGAGGGTGGAG ATGAAACTACTACAAACTGGTATTCCAGTGACGAGGAGGAGGGCAGCAGTGTCACCTCCATTCTGAAGTCCCTACAGAAACAGAATGAGATGCTGAAGGGCCAGCAGGTCCAGTCCAGGCAGACACAGTCCCCGGCAGCCATTCAGGCCCCCACTGACCCGAGGCTGCAGAAGGACAGATCCCTCCCCTGTGACCCCCGCGTGAAGGTGGACCCCCGACAACGAGCCGTAGAGGCGAGGAGAGACGCCGAACCCGTCTCTGACCCCCGACTCTCCAGAGATCCCCGTAAGCAGAAGCCACTGGAGCCCGGTTCCTCAAAACCAGACCCCCAACGCGGCCCCGGCCCGCACAAGCCGCCTGCGGGCGAGGAAGACGAGGAGGGTGAGCGGGAGCTGAGGGAAAGGGCGGTCCTGATCCCGCTGGACCCCGGCCCCATGGCCACACTGCGGGACCCCCGTTGCCAGTTTAAACCGTTCAGCCATATCCGCGTGGACATCCTGCTGCAGCGGCCGCTCTTCGCCCAATCGGTGGTTTGGGCCCCGGAGGACCTCATTCCAGCTCTGGTGCCCAAGCAGGATCCCTCCATCAACCTTCCCCTGCCCCCGCTGATCGCCGACGCCCAGCTTAACCGCACCCTCAACGCACAGCCTGAGCACGTGTCCTGCACCCAGCCTGACCCGCGGCTGGCTGCCTCTCGTCTGAAGGAGGGACTGGCCAGAGCGGGGGGGTCCGTCAGGACTGGGGAGCCCAAATCAGACAAGCCCCTGGACCCACGCACTCTCAAAGACCCTCGAGTTAGCCGTTCAGTCAGCCTGGATGCCAGGCCTCCTGTGGTGAAGGAGGGCTCCTCTGGTGGGGGCCCGGGGCTGGACCCTCGGCTCCATCGGGCCAGTGGTTCAGCCACGGCGGGGCCGCCGCCTAAAGCCGACCCAGAGAAGTTGCCTCCCTACGCCCCACGCTTGTCCTCCTCTGGAGGAGGCTTGGAGAGCCCCACCACATTACTGGGGGGCATCAGTCTTTATGACCCCCGCAGCCAAGCCTGCCAGCCCCCCAAACCTGCAGAGGAGGCCGAAGTCCTTAAAAAAGCGGGAATCCTGAAGCACCCGGCCAAGCGGGAGAGCGCgtcaccacccccaccccaactTTCACCCCCGCACCTGTCGGGGCCCGAGGCCAACGACTGCGACACGGCCTCTGGTGGCAGCCCTGCTGACCGAGGGGAGGACCCCCCGACCCTCTCTGCCCCGGCTGTCCACAACCTGCCCATCCAGGCCCTGGCCGGACTGATCCGGCCGCCGTACGCCGACCCCAGGCAGGCCAGGCTCAGCGGTCAGGCAGCAGGAGCGCagcaagaagaagaggagatcAAGGAAGAGGGGgcgcagcagcaggaggaggacgaggggatggaagaggaggtggatAGGCCTCTGAAAGACGTTTTCAAGACTTTTGACCCCACAGCTTCGCCATTTTGTCAGTAA
- the LOC114795387 gene encoding catenin alpha-1, which translates to MATEILHMAQYLKRKGPIQDKETFVSSAKDIVNSTKSISQFLKAIADHCLDKHCADDLAFIVEQMQTVSSQLTIISNVNALTPGSKSSDESLVKNAQNLLRIVLQGLHAAEAACIRGLRQPEPNSDGAKAAALCFQWKKNLLIHRALQISNPETDDLGLRKTASRPAAPSLAASVHLMEGYK; encoded by the exons ATGGCCACCGAAATTCTCCATATGGCCCAATATCTAAAAAGAAAAGGTCCTATACAG GACAAAGAGACCTTCGTCTCCTCAGCAAAGGATATAGTCAACAGCACCAAGTCCATCAGCCAGTTTCTGAAAGCCATCGCTGACCACTGCCTGGACAAGCACTGTGCAGACGACCTTGCCTTCATCGTAGAACAGATGCAAACCGTATCCAGCCAGCTCACCATCATCTCCAA TGTCAATGCGTTGACCCCAGGGAGCAAATCGTCAGACGAGTCTCTGGTGAAGAACGCACAGAACCTTCTCCGAATTGTCCTGCAAGGGCTCCATGCTGCTGAGGCTGCCTGCATCAGG GGTCTCAGGCAGCCCGAGCCCAACTCAGATGGGGCTAAAGCCGCGGCCCTGTGCTTCCAGTGGAAAAAGAACCTCCTGATCCACCGGGCTCTGCAGATCTCCAACCCTGAGACGGATGATCTGGGCCTTCGCAAGACCGCCTCGCGCCCCGCTGCGCCCAGCCTGGCAGCTTCTGTCCATTTGATGGAGGGCTATAAGTGA